A single window of Ferrimonas balearica DSM 9799 DNA harbors:
- the ubiG gene encoding bifunctional 2-polyprenyl-6-hydroxyphenol methylase/3-demethylubiquinol 3-O-methyltransferase UbiG — translation MYNNANVDPSEVAKFEQLAATWWDPEGHSGPLHKMNPLRLAYIERHADGLFGKKVVDVGCGGGLLSEAMARVGAKVTGLDMGEEPLEVARLHALESGVDVDYLQATAEQHAADYAGQYQVVTCMEMIEHVPDPGSVIRACADLVAPGGHLYLSTINKTPLAYLTTIVGAEQLLKVLPKGTHDYNKYLRPSQLVAWCEQAGLKVRHADGVRYNPLTQTFSMTESMAVNYMIHAYKPEA, via the coding sequence ATGTATAACAACGCAAATGTGGATCCATCCGAAGTCGCCAAATTTGAACAGCTTGCTGCTACCTGGTGGGATCCTGAAGGCCACTCTGGCCCCCTGCATAAGATGAACCCACTTCGCCTTGCCTATATTGAGCGCCATGCCGATGGTCTGTTTGGTAAAAAAGTGGTCGATGTCGGCTGCGGTGGCGGCCTGCTGAGCGAAGCCATGGCGCGTGTCGGTGCCAAGGTAACCGGTCTGGATATGGGTGAAGAACCCCTCGAGGTAGCCCGACTGCACGCGCTGGAAAGCGGTGTGGATGTCGATTACCTGCAGGCTACCGCGGAACAGCACGCTGCGGACTACGCCGGTCAGTATCAGGTAGTGACCTGCATGGAGATGATTGAGCACGTGCCGGACCCGGGCTCCGTGATCCGCGCCTGTGCCGACCTGGTGGCGCCGGGCGGCCATCTATACCTGTCCACCATCAACAAAACCCCCCTCGCCTACCTGACCACCATCGTCGGCGCTGAGCAGTTGCTGAAAGTGCTGCCCAAGGGTACCCACGATTACAACAAGTACCTGCGCCCCTCTCAGCTGGTGGCCTGGTGCGAACAGGCCGGGCTGAAAGTCCGTCATGCCGATGGCGTCCGCTACAACCCGCTGACCCAAACCTTCAGCATGACCGAGTCCATGGCGGTGAACTACATGATCCACGCCTACAAGCCGGAGGCGTAA
- a CDS encoding HAD family hydrolase: protein MTIQGVLFDLDGTLLDTALDLGAAANHALRRYGYPVLSEAHAYQHSSHGSRGLLRAALGDQFERTDYEPLKDALLSAYLSALCVHTQPYDGVQELLQRLEQRQLPWGIVTNKPGWLTDPLLAQLPLFSQSRINISGDTFEVAKPHPKPLLAAAEALAVDPGAILYVGDAERDMQAAQAAGMRACVALWGYLRPEDQPMAWPGDWFCTSPYELVTMLGLND, encoded by the coding sequence ATGACCATCCAGGGTGTTCTGTTCGATCTTGACGGTACCCTGCTGGATACCGCGTTAGACCTGGGCGCAGCGGCAAACCATGCGCTGCGTCGTTATGGCTATCCGGTGCTGTCTGAGGCCCACGCTTATCAGCACAGCTCCCACGGCAGTCGGGGCCTGTTGCGGGCGGCGTTGGGGGACCAGTTTGAGCGCACCGATTATGAGCCGCTTAAGGACGCGTTGCTGTCGGCTTACCTGTCGGCGCTCTGTGTCCACACCCAACCTTACGATGGCGTTCAGGAGTTGCTGCAGCGGCTCGAACAGCGCCAGTTGCCCTGGGGCATCGTCACCAACAAACCGGGTTGGCTGACCGACCCCCTGTTGGCCCAGCTGCCGTTGTTCTCGCAAAGTCGCATCAATATCAGTGGCGACACGTTTGAGGTGGCAAAGCCTCATCCGAAGCCGTTGCTGGCGGCCGCTGAAGCGCTTGCCGTGGATCCCGGAGCCATATTGTACGTTGGGGATGCCGAGCGCGACATGCAGGCGGCCCAGGCGGCAGGCATGCGTGCCTGTGTAGCGCTATGGGGTTATCTAAGACCCGAAGATCAGCCCATGGCCTGGCCGGGTGACTGGTTCTGCACCAGCCCCTACGAGCTGGTCACCATGCTGGGTCTGAATGACTGA
- the nrdA gene encoding class 1a ribonucleoside-diphosphate reductase subunit alpha: MNSNLLVTKRDGRKEPIDLEKIHRVIYWAAMGLDNVSVSQVELAAQIYFYDGIETEAIHETLIKAAADLISADNPDYQYLAARLAVFHLRKKAFGQFEPPHLYDHVTKLVQARRYDEHLLADYSREEFDELNAYIDHWRDMKFSYAAIKQLEGKYLVQNRVTGEVYESAQFLYMLVAACLFADYPKDVRLSYVKRFYDATSKFKISLPTPIMSGVRTPTRQFSSCVLIECGDSLDSISATSTSIVKYVSQRAGIGINAGRIRALGSPIRGGEAFHTGMLPFLKHFQTAVKSCSQGGVRGGAATLFYPLWHLEVEDLLVLKNNRGTDANRIRHMDYGVQINRALYQRLIEGGDITLFSPSDVPGLYDAFFADQDEFERLYQQYEQDPSIRKKTVKAITLFSLLMQERASTGRIYIQHVDHCNTHSPFDPRVAPVKQSNLCLEIALPTKPLSHPDDENGEIALCTLSAFNLGAIEQLDELEEMADLAVRALDSLLDYQDYPIKAARISTMNRRTLGIGVINFAYYLAKNGARYSDGSGNNLTHKTFEAIQYYLLKASVGLAKEKGACPAFNETTYSQGILPIDTYKKALDAICDEPLHLDWEGLRAEILEHGLRNSTLSALMPSETSSQISNATNGIEPPRGLVSVKGSKDGVMKQVVPGIETLRDQYELLWTIPNNTGYLQLVGLMQKFVDQAISANTNYDPSRYEGNKMPMKVLLQDLMLAYKYGLKTLYYQNTRDGQSDSQNKADDNDCAGGACKI; the protein is encoded by the coding sequence ATGAACAGTAACCTTCTCGTGACCAAACGAGACGGTCGGAAGGAACCGATCGATCTCGAAAAGATCCACCGCGTCATCTATTGGGCCGCTATGGGGCTGGATAACGTTTCCGTTTCCCAGGTCGAGTTGGCTGCCCAAATCTACTTCTACGATGGCATCGAAACCGAAGCCATCCACGAAACCCTCATCAAGGCTGCCGCTGACCTGATCAGCGCCGACAACCCTGACTACCAGTACCTGGCTGCCCGCCTCGCGGTTTTCCACCTGCGTAAGAAGGCGTTTGGCCAGTTTGAGCCGCCCCACCTGTATGACCACGTGACCAAGCTGGTTCAGGCTCGCCGTTATGATGAGCACCTGCTGGCGGATTACTCCCGGGAAGAGTTTGATGAGCTGAACGCCTACATCGATCACTGGCGTGATATGAAGTTCTCCTACGCGGCCATCAAGCAGCTTGAAGGCAAATACCTGGTGCAGAACCGGGTTACCGGTGAGGTGTACGAGAGCGCCCAGTTCCTCTACATGCTGGTGGCGGCCTGCCTGTTTGCCGACTACCCGAAGGATGTGCGTCTTTCCTACGTCAAGCGGTTCTACGACGCCACCTCCAAGTTCAAGATCTCGCTGCCGACGCCGATCATGAGCGGCGTGCGCACTCCGACCCGTCAGTTCAGCTCCTGCGTACTGATTGAGTGCGGTGACAGCCTCGATTCCATCAGCGCGACCTCGACTTCCATCGTGAAGTACGTGAGCCAGCGTGCCGGTATCGGTATCAATGCCGGTCGTATCCGCGCTCTGGGCAGCCCGATCCGTGGCGGTGAAGCGTTCCATACCGGTATGCTGCCGTTCCTTAAGCACTTCCAGACCGCAGTGAAATCCTGCTCTCAGGGCGGTGTACGCGGTGGTGCAGCCACCCTGTTCTACCCGCTGTGGCACCTTGAAGTGGAAGACCTGCTGGTACTGAAGAACAACCGCGGCACCGACGCCAACCGTATCCGTCATATGGATTACGGCGTCCAGATTAACCGCGCCCTCTATCAGCGCCTGATCGAAGGTGGCGACATTACCCTGTTCTCGCCCTCTGACGTGCCCGGCCTGTACGACGCGTTCTTTGCCGACCAGGACGAGTTCGAGCGCCTGTACCAGCAGTACGAGCAGGACCCGTCCATTCGTAAAAAGACGGTCAAAGCCATCACCCTGTTCAGCCTGCTGATGCAGGAGCGTGCCTCCACCGGCCGCATCTACATCCAGCACGTTGACCACTGCAACACCCACAGCCCGTTCGATCCCAGAGTGGCGCCGGTGAAACAGTCCAACCTGTGCCTGGAGATTGCACTGCCGACCAAGCCGCTGTCCCATCCGGACGACGAAAACGGTGAGATCGCGCTGTGTACCCTGTCCGCGTTCAACCTGGGCGCCATCGAGCAACTGGACGAACTGGAAGAGATGGCGGACCTGGCGGTGCGCGCTCTGGACAGCCTGCTGGATTATCAGGATTACCCGATCAAAGCCGCCCGTATCAGCACCATGAACCGCCGTACCCTCGGTATCGGCGTGATCAACTTTGCCTACTACCTGGCCAAGAACGGTGCCCGCTACTCCGACGGCAGCGGCAACAACCTGACCCACAAAACCTTTGAGGCGATTCAGTACTACCTGCTGAAAGCGTCGGTTGGCCTGGCCAAAGAGAAAGGCGCCTGCCCGGCCTTTAATGAAACCACCTACAGCCAGGGTATCCTGCCGATCGACACCTACAAGAAGGCGCTGGATGCCATCTGTGATGAGCCGCTGCACCTGGATTGGGAAGGTCTGCGTGCCGAGATCCTGGAGCATGGCCTGCGTAACTCCACGCTGTCGGCATTGATGCCGTCCGAGACCTCCAGCCAGATCTCCAACGCCACCAACGGCATTGAGCCGCCCCGTGGCCTGGTGAGTGTCAAAGGCTCTAAAGACGGTGTGATGAAGCAGGTGGTGCCGGGCATCGAAACCCTGCGTGACCAGTACGAGCTGCTGTGGACCATCCCCAACAACACCGGTTACCTGCAGCTGGTTGGCCTGATGCAGAAGTTCGTCGACCAGGCGATCTCCGCCAACACCAACTACGACCCGAGCCGCTACGAAGGCAATAAGATGCCGATGAAAGTGTTGCTGCAGGACCTGATGCTGGCGTACAAGTACGGCCTTAAGACCCTGTACTACCAGAACACCCGCGACGGCCAATCCGATAGCCAGAACAAGGCTGACGATAACGACTGCGCCGGCGGCGCCTGTAAGATCTAA
- the nrdB gene encoding class Ia ribonucleoside-diphosphate reductase subunit beta, whose protein sequence is MSQLYSTFSRTQNDALKEPMFLGNPVNVARYDQQKHRIFEDLIEKQLSFFWRPEEVDVTQDRIDYNALPDHEKHIFISNLKYQTLLDSIQGRSPNVALLPLVSLPELETWIETWSFYETIHSRSYTHIIRNIVNDPGVVFDDIVVNEEIQKRASDISQYYDDLIHTTQLYQQFGEGTHDINGNKVTLTLRGLKKKLYLCLMSVNVLEAVRFYVSFACSFAFAERKLMEGNAKIIRFIARDEQLHLVGTQHMINLMADGRDDPEMAEIAIECHSESIEIFRRAAEQEKAWASYLFKDGSMLGLNKQIIEDYVEFITNERMAGIGLPPLFDKRSNPLPWMSTWLESDTVQVAPQEVEVSSYLTNQIDNNLSTGDLKDFEL, encoded by the coding sequence ATGAGCCAACTTTACAGCACCTTCTCACGCACCCAGAACGACGCGCTCAAAGAGCCGATGTTCCTGGGCAACCCGGTGAACGTGGCCCGTTATGACCAGCAGAAGCACCGCATCTTCGAGGACCTGATCGAGAAGCAACTCTCCTTCTTCTGGCGTCCGGAAGAGGTGGATGTGACTCAGGATCGCATCGACTACAACGCGCTGCCGGACCATGAGAAGCACATCTTTATCTCGAACCTGAAGTACCAGACCCTGCTGGATTCCATCCAGGGCCGCAGCCCCAACGTGGCGCTGCTGCCCCTGGTGTCTCTGCCGGAACTGGAAACCTGGATCGAGACCTGGTCGTTCTACGAGACCATCCACAGCCGCTCCTACACCCACATCATTCGCAACATCGTGAATGACCCGGGCGTGGTGTTTGACGACATCGTGGTCAACGAAGAGATCCAGAAGCGCGCCAGCGATATCTCCCAGTACTACGACGACCTGATCCACACCACTCAGCTCTACCAGCAGTTTGGTGAAGGCACCCACGACATCAACGGCAACAAGGTGACGCTGACCCTGCGTGGTCTGAAGAAGAAGCTCTACCTGTGCCTGATGTCCGTCAATGTGCTGGAAGCCGTGCGCTTCTACGTCAGCTTCGCCTGCTCGTTCGCCTTTGCCGAGCGCAAGCTGATGGAGGGTAACGCCAAGATCATCCGCTTTATCGCCCGCGATGAGCAGCTGCACCTGGTCGGCACCCAGCACATGATCAACCTGATGGCTGACGGTCGCGATGACCCGGAGATGGCGGAGATCGCCATTGAGTGTCACAGCGAATCCATTGAGATCTTCCGTCGCGCTGCCGAGCAGGAGAAAGCCTGGGCGAGCTACCTGTTCAAAGACGGCTCCATGCTGGGCCTGAACAAGCAGATCATCGAAGACTATGTTGAGTTCATCACCAACGAACGCATGGCCGGCATTGGTCTGCCGCCGCTGTTCGACAAGCGCAGTAACCCGCTGCCCTGGATGAGCACCTGGCTGGAAAGCGACACCGTACAAGTGGCGCCGCAGGAGGTGGAAGTGTCCTCCTACCTGACCAACCAGATCGACAACAACCTCTCCACCGGAGACCTCAAGGACTTTGAGCTCTGA
- the yfaE gene encoding class I ribonucleotide reductase maintenance protein YfaE, whose protein sequence is MARVTLADGQELVHQDDRTPLLRSLESHGHYSECRNGYCGACKTVLAKGKVKYLTEPMAYLRPGQILPCCCVPDGDIELA, encoded by the coding sequence ATGGCGCGAGTCACCCTGGCGGATGGGCAAGAGCTCGTTCACCAGGATGATCGCACACCGCTGCTGCGCAGCCTGGAGAGTCATGGCCATTACAGTGAGTGCCGCAATGGCTATTGCGGAGCCTGTAAAACGGTGTTGGCCAAAGGCAAAGTCAAATACCTGACTGAGCCAATGGCCTACCTCCGGCCCGGGCAGATCCTGCCCTGCTGTTGCGTGCCGGATGGCGACATCGAACTGGCTTAA
- a CDS encoding VOC family protein: MSDVHFSPTGSQLNAYLVVDDAKAAMTYYETVFGAVTTMVLSMPDGRVGHAEMAIGDSTLMLADEFPDMGFHAPAHYGGTPVSFCLYVANVDAVYQRAVTAGAKALRPVEDQFYGDRAGTLEDPFGHVWTLATHKEDLTEAEIQQRFDEFLQSKQQKTAP; encoded by the coding sequence ATGAGCGATGTGCACTTCTCTCCCACCGGTTCCCAACTCAACGCCTATCTGGTCGTGGACGATGCCAAAGCCGCCATGACGTACTACGAGACGGTGTTTGGTGCCGTGACCACTATGGTGTTGTCGATGCCGGATGGCCGGGTCGGGCACGCGGAGATGGCCATTGGCGACAGCACGCTGATGTTGGCGGATGAGTTTCCTGACATGGGGTTTCATGCGCCGGCTCATTATGGCGGGACCCCGGTCTCGTTCTGCCTCTATGTGGCCAATGTCGACGCGGTGTATCAAAGGGCCGTTACCGCGGGCGCTAAAGCGTTGCGGCCGGTGGAGGATCAGTTCTATGGCGATCGGGCCGGAACGCTGGAAGACCCGTTCGGCCACGTCTGGACCCTGGCCACTCACAAAGAGGATCTGACCGAAGCGGAGATTCAGCAACGCTTTGATGAGTTCCTGCAGAGCAAGCAACAAAAAACCGCGCCCTGA
- a CDS encoding NADPH-dependent 2,4-dienoyl-CoA reductase gives MSNSYPNMLAPLDLGFTQLKNRVLMGSMHTGLEEEKGGFDKLAAFYAERARGGVGLIVTGGIAPNFRGRLSPHACQLSFPWQVGKHKRVTDAVHQAGGKICMQILHAGRYGYHPFCVSASPVKSPISPFKPKALSQGGIKRTIKDYARCARLAQKAGYDGVELMGSEGYLLNQFLCRRTNERQDQYGGALENRARFPLEMVRAVREAVGPDFIIIFRLSMLDLVDGGNDWEEVVQLAKWLEEAGVTIINTGIGWHEARIPTIATSVPRAAFSFITERLRSEVKVPLVATNRINTPDVAESILASGQADMVSMARPLLADSHFVAKAANNEAEDINVCIACNQGCLDHTFSLKRATCLVNPFACYETELKLDAAPQPKRVAVVGAGPAGMATACYAAERGHRVTLFEKDEQLGGQFNLAAQIPGKEEFKETLAYFAQRLKRMGVTVSLGQPADPELLKSYDEVILATGVVPRVPNLEGVDHAKVVTYQQVLRGEVEVGKRVALMGAGGIGFDMGEFLSEAHESATLHPNTWLAQWGIDPEYQSNGGLIERDSTAFESAREITLLQRKTTKPGKGLGKTTGWIHRTVLKDRGVTMLSGVEYLKVDDQGLHIRHDGSEKCLEVDTVVLCTGQESNRSLGEMLAEMGKPFHYVGGADVAAELDAKRAIRQAAEIAAAL, from the coding sequence ATGAGCAACTCCTACCCCAATATGTTGGCGCCCCTGGATCTGGGGTTTACCCAATTAAAGAACCGCGTACTGATGGGCTCGATGCACACCGGCCTGGAGGAGGAGAAGGGCGGTTTTGACAAGCTGGCAGCCTTCTATGCGGAACGGGCTCGTGGTGGGGTAGGGCTTATCGTCACCGGCGGTATTGCCCCCAATTTCCGTGGTCGTCTCTCCCCGCACGCGTGCCAGCTCAGCTTCCCCTGGCAGGTTGGCAAACATAAGCGGGTCACCGATGCGGTGCACCAGGCCGGCGGCAAAATCTGCATGCAGATCCTCCATGCTGGTCGCTATGGCTATCATCCGTTTTGTGTCAGTGCCAGCCCGGTCAAATCCCCCATCTCTCCGTTTAAGCCCAAAGCCCTGAGCCAGGGTGGCATTAAACGCACCATTAAGGATTATGCCCGCTGCGCCCGATTGGCCCAGAAAGCGGGCTACGACGGTGTGGAGCTGATGGGCTCTGAAGGTTACCTGTTAAATCAGTTTTTGTGCCGTCGTACCAATGAACGTCAGGACCAGTACGGGGGCGCGTTGGAGAACCGGGCCCGCTTCCCACTGGAGATGGTCCGGGCAGTCCGCGAGGCGGTCGGCCCTGATTTCATCATCATCTTCCGCCTGTCGATGCTGGATTTGGTGGACGGTGGCAATGACTGGGAAGAGGTGGTTCAGCTGGCCAAATGGCTGGAAGAGGCCGGTGTCACCATCATCAATACCGGAATTGGCTGGCACGAAGCGCGGATCCCCACTATCGCCACCAGTGTGCCGCGGGCCGCATTCAGTTTTATCACTGAGCGCCTGCGCAGCGAGGTTAAGGTGCCGCTGGTGGCCACCAACCGAATTAACACCCCGGATGTGGCGGAGTCGATTCTGGCCAGTGGCCAGGCGGATATGGTCTCCATGGCCCGCCCGCTGTTGGCCGATTCACACTTTGTTGCCAAAGCGGCGAACAACGAGGCGGAAGACATCAATGTCTGTATCGCCTGTAACCAAGGCTGCCTGGACCATACCTTCTCACTGAAGCGGGCCACCTGTCTGGTGAACCCCTTTGCCTGCTACGAAACCGAGTTGAAACTGGACGCCGCGCCGCAGCCGAAGCGGGTGGCCGTCGTCGGGGCAGGGCCAGCGGGAATGGCGACAGCCTGTTACGCCGCTGAACGCGGCCACCGGGTTACGCTGTTTGAGAAAGATGAGCAGCTGGGGGGCCAATTTAATCTGGCCGCTCAGATCCCGGGCAAGGAGGAGTTCAAAGAGACACTGGCTTATTTTGCCCAGCGTCTGAAACGGATGGGGGTGACCGTCAGCCTCGGACAGCCTGCGGATCCGGAACTGCTGAAGTCCTACGATGAAGTGATTCTGGCTACGGGGGTGGTGCCCCGCGTGCCGAACCTGGAGGGGGTTGACCACGCCAAAGTGGTCACCTATCAACAGGTGCTCAGAGGTGAAGTGGAAGTGGGTAAGCGGGTAGCCCTGATGGGGGCCGGTGGCATCGGTTTCGATATGGGCGAGTTCCTCTCGGAGGCCCACGAGTCCGCGACGCTGCACCCCAACACCTGGTTAGCCCAGTGGGGCATCGACCCGGAGTATCAAAGCAACGGGGGATTGATTGAGCGGGACAGTACTGCGTTTGAATCGGCCCGGGAGATCACCCTGCTGCAGCGTAAAACTACCAAGCCTGGCAAAGGGCTGGGCAAGACCACCGGTTGGATCCATCGCACGGTACTGAAGGATCGCGGTGTCACTATGCTGTCCGGTGTGGAGTACCTGAAGGTGGACGACCAGGGGTTGCATATCCGCCACGACGGCAGCGAAAAATGCCTCGAGGTGGACACCGTGGTGCTCTGTACCGGCCAGGAATCCAATCGAAGCCTGGGTGAGATGCTGGCGGAGATGGGTAAGCCGTTCCACTACGTAGGCGGCGCCGACGTTGCGGCGGAGCTGGATGCCAAGCGTGCCATACGTCAGGCCGCAGAGATCGCCGCTGCACTGTAA